The genomic interval ggtgatgccggctgtggtgccggagtcatgttataagtgttgccattagcatagggaacaagtgCTGAGCAATtcttgcaaattgttttttttttttttttcccaatattttctctcccgccTATTTTCtctcattgtagtccacggggaaaccgaaatgttgccacaccgcagatttgaaagaagccagtggttcctcaaaattcggtctctccactccaatacctgttaagttgtagaaattgcaaatagggagatttctgtttgccaaccccgatgacgcgcgcgcgacaatcgctaacacaaaatgcaatcattttttttcaagttcattttggtcacaacacttgtgtaaaaattaactacactgtcaaagaacctctttttggtggcatcagagatagtcttcaacttgctccatgtattgtctggcatcatgtgatactgctatgttgcctgtgtcatgccagttctccttgttcctgtaatcaacatctaggatatcctcagctttcctgatcacatccatttgcacaaatttggacatcagcttcctcagcagcctcttcatctcatcaaccatcactccaattagggtttcgtcagactaaatcagcaagattaaaaacattaattacatcatttagaaaattaatcatatttgtttttaaaagtatctttgtcatggcagttttttaattgaattgtaacctagaattgaaacgttatattttttgtttcagcacagtaataatgacataatgtaataaagtgtatagtatacactttagctttagcataatagcgaatctaaatgattaaacttcaagtaagtaacgatacgctttctcacttaaattcatatattgtgggggtaggaccgcagtggtttaatattccatgatgtttgatccacgaaaacacagagtaaagcagcgacttcttcctcgtcatcgttctcccatcattagctctaatgctattagaattaggctagttagctatcgctggcaggtaagacttacggcaattacgttgacgaacgtcgtttttcccgaatactggaggccgaccagggtcagctccatctcttccttccaaaataaagacttgaaccagtttaaaagccggtttattagtgccagcatcttgggaagtcggtggtgcttcgcctcttccctccctgtcagatgtttggttgggcttttccagctctgaaggTTAGGGAGGGCAGGGTTagtcggagacggccaggctattcgttgttggtcactttccgaatcgggccgaatggtatcgttacaaaacggtgacaaacaaaaacgtaaaaaaaaaaaattttttaaaaaagacatttttggaaaatcgggagatttggctttctaatcgtgaggcgtgagcattggggtcaaaatcgggagtctcccgaccaaatcgtgaaacttaacaggtctgcactcctccgctcgccatagctttttgttttctttcttgtttcactttcacttcgctcgtaagcgagagagggcgtttctCGGCTtccattacacaggtgcttgacagcgattggacatttacttgcggcggGGCGGGAGCTcctccacagctgtgcttcacgtcgcACACTGAGCTCGACCCATtcgttccacaagcgttcggaataaattaattgcaaaaccgaaaaggtgcggttcataaaggcaaggcaaatttatttatatagcacaattcaacacgaggcaattcaaagtgctttacatcacatgaagatcataaaaatcacatttaaatcaatacaacgtaaaaaccaagacaaaagatcgcacttaatcacagaataaaaataaataaatacaaaggcgtattgaaccgtacagggcgaaccgtacggttcggctttgaactgtTGCACTCctaatctcaaccccatagaaaatctgtggatggagttaaaagtccgtattgcccaacgacagccccaaaacattactgctctagaggagatctgcatggaggaatgggccaaaataccagcaacagtgtgtgaaaagcttgtaaagagtgacagaaaacgtttggcctcagttattgccaacaaagggtacataaacttttggtattgaccaaatacttattttccaccatgatttgcgaacacattctttaaaaatcaaacaatgtgattttctgtttttttttttccccacattctgtctctcaaggttgaggtttacccatgttgaccattacaggcttctctaatattttcaagtgggagaacttgcacaattagttgttgactaaatacttgtttgccccactgtaattcacATAGTAAtgatatttaagactttttttcctccttttgtAGGCACTTTTAAACCGGTAATCGGTACATGTTTAGTAGAAACTGTTTAATGAACACTTAAGTTTCGTAAGGAACATgttaaaacacacacaacacacaTTTTGATCCAGACAGATTTCATTTAATAGAGAGTTGCTCATTGATGACACATTGTTATTCTTTTCTATAACAAGTAAGCATTGTGGAAGAACAGGACAAATTATAGTGAACCCCAAAAGTCCAGACACCACTAAAGAGCGATATTGTTTCACTGAGTTGCCATGATTAAGGAACCCAACTGTTACAGAACACAGGATGGTGAGAATGACTTAGTGGCCCGCCTTCATGCTGCAAAAATAGGGCCTTTCATCAGTGCAATCACCATTGCCCCATTGTCcaactgtaaaaaaataaaggtttcagtaaaataacatttaattcCTGACCAATCTGAACCTGTCATTTTACTTACTTAATGGCGCCATCGCGACACAATTACCAGCTGTAGGATTGGGAAACCCAGTGAGAAAGTTCTCGTATTCAGCACGTGTGCCGTCGGTCCATATGTATTTATTAGTCTGGAAaacaaaagattcaaattagagACTGCTTCAATTTCGATGGGATGGTTGTTTGTCATAATCTTAtttctcttaatattttcattttacagtggggagaacaagtatatgatacactgccgattttggtggttttcccacttgctaagcatgtagaggtctgtaatttgtatcataagttctcttcaactgtgagggacggaatctaatacaaaaaaaaacagaaaatcacgtatgatttttaaataatacatttgcatttaattgcatgaaataagtatttgatacatcacaaaaatcgaacttaatacagtgatacctcagctcacgaacgcttaagctcacgaagttttcgcctcaagaacattaaattcgcgagcatatgtaACGGGTGCACGCAGGTCcatgtggagcgtggaaacctccctgccgattccttcatgcaaGATCGCTGGCGActcttggcgcagtggttactgATCTTGCCTGCTGAGTGGAAGCGTCGTGGTGCTCTGGTTCGCGTCccggcctagtcagaggtgggagcggaacgcggggcagCGCTGACACGGGAGTGacacatatagtctctgctgacgaactagttttcggcggacgaaccaaaccacgcggtcgaacagcgccacggttgcctggtacaccagactcaccgctgttccagctattgagtctggccaccattcaagcggatacaatttccagggcggagcaagccacagcaaacagacagcggagtggaccaatcagcgacgggccgacgtgacgttagtaaactgACGAaggaaggacgagggacttgcgcgaagAAGTAAACAtaggaagagagcggagtttattcaacatggctagcgcgagacagactgttgtcaatgactcgtgtcgatgtgtttttggtaatttaaaacagattttaccgtggattggaacatattctcggctctcccgttgaccatctgtgttgtggagacgactaccgacgcgcaagagtgacgttgctcgttaagaacacgtcacgcaaataaacgaatctaaattgtcgattgattttgtacctgctcgagaggccgttaatgggatggttcccagactatttctctcagtgtttgaaaaatacagggagaatagtctggcagagccaggcaagcgCCACGGTGGcgtccacgagaagctgacgcacgctcacggcgtcccagttcgtcccctccctccctcctcctcccactccattccatcaagccatcaactaccatcacaaaggtaaataaaacgactttattatacagtacattttatttctttaattacaatacaatagcacatttattatacataaaataaggtatatttttgtgtagttttaaggcttatttagtagaaaattatgttttatggggacctgggaacggattattctcattttaatggtttcttatgggaaataaaggttcggaagacgaacttttcgccttacacacgttttctgggaaccaattatgttcgtgagctgaggtatcactgtatttggtacagaaacctttgtttgctgttacagataccaaatgtttcctgtagtccttgacaaggtttgcacacacactgcagcagggattttggccaactactccatgcagatcttctccagagccttgaggtttcggggctgctgccgggcaacacggactttcagctccctccatagattttctatcgggttcagatctggtgactggctaggccactccaggaccttaagatgcttcttagggaaccactctttagttgccttggctgtgtgctttgggtcgttgtcatgctggaagacccaaccACAAACCATCTTAAGGGCTCTCACTTAAGGAAGGAGGATGTCAGccgagatctggcgatacacagtcccatccatcctcccctcaatacggtgcagtcgtcctgtacccttggcagagaagcagccccaaaaaataatgtttcctcctccatgtttcacggttggggtggtgttcttggggttgtactcatccttctttttcctccaaacacgacgagccgagtttagaccaaaaatttcaatgttggtctcatccgaccacatgaccttctcccattgctcctctggatcatccagatggtcagtggcaaacttcagacgtggcttcagcagcgggaccttgcgtgcgctgtaggattttaatccatgacggcgtaatgtgtttccgatggttttcttcgagactgtggttccagctctcttcaggtcattgaacaggtcctgccgtgtagttctgggctgatccctgaccttcctcatgatcagtgatgttcCACAAGGTGAGATCTtttatggagccccagaacgaggcagattgactgttgagttaattatcgagggttgattgaatatttgcttgattgattgaatatttgcttgtgctcatatatacctaatacatacataatacatattgccatattttttcttatttgatataaccagtaaatgattattgcttgctatactaggcctTAGTATattgtttaagtgttacaaagtgttaaaaagggtcggggtgacaactgccttgcttcatggccgcaacgttacgtaactagaccttctaggacatcttcagcatcttacgtctggactttcgtctagacttccgaggacaatcttccattcgaggacatcttccatggccgcagcgttgcataactgaagtgtctgggttattctgaccactttacctaagtggccttgcttacacacgtgtatttagttagttccacctacatgctcacaaatagccaaccaaaatcacatgggtgtctccagcttgctttcctcctccctttagggcggcatccttctgtgttaggacaaacccctaataaaagaaaTAGCAAGGAGGGGtttttttagatcaattttggtgactatacagcgtaatctagcatttctctgtctagtccctccttgctctccttggccaagaaaactgagtgtcttctctccttatttttaggTAATTGTACAAATGTCTACCAAagggtcaacttgaacttcttccattttctaataatcactccaacagttgttaccttctcaccaagctgcttgcttattttcctgtagcccatcccagccttgtgcaggtctattattttatccctgatgtccttacacagctctttggtcttggccattgtggagaggttggagtttgtttgtttgagcatgtgaacaggtgtctattatacaagtaacaagttcaaacgggtgcagttacttccggtaatgagtggagaacaggaggggttcttaaaaaagaactaagagccgaaatatttactagtcggcaatgtatcaaatacttatttcatgcagttaaatacaaatttatcatttaaaaaatatacaatgtgattttctggatttgtgtattagattccgtccctcacagttgaagagaacttatgatacaaattacagacctctacatggcttgcaagtgggaaaaccagcaaaatcggcagtgtatcaaatacttattctccccactgtatttactgtTGAACGTTTtttgtgtcttgggagactaatacataacgagatggatgccagttgttgtCTGTTTCCGTCATAAGATCACAACGTCTGACATGGTTAGCACAcatcttagcagtgtttggtcgtgtcactcatgtgatgtgctgcgcccTCCCCCTGTCCCACAGACACGCTTACTCACCGGCTGGTGAGTAAGCTTGTGCCCACTCTAAGCTCTTTTTGTGAGAAACGTGTCAGGTGCTacctggtaagttttgttttctcatgttgGCTAGATatccaatgttgctttagcctttaaaatgaCCCTCgggcttaaagacttgtaggctctaatacgtcacaattattctcttttactaatacagtggggcatataagtatttagtcaaccactaattgtgcaagttcttccacttgaaaacattagagaggcctgtaattgtcaacatgggtaaacctcaaccatgagagacaaaatgtgggggaaaaaacccagaaaatcacattgtttgatttttaaagaatttatttgcaaatcatggtggaaaataattatttggtcaataccaaagttcatctcaatactttgttatataccctttgttggcagagtccaaacattttctgtaactcttcacaagcttttacaTACTGTTGCTGCTATTtctgcccattcctccatacagatctcgtcaagagcagtgatgttttggggctgtcgttgggcaacacggactttcaactcccttcacagattttgtatggggttgagatctggagactggctaggccactccaggaccttgaaatgcttcttaagaagccactcctttgttgccctggctgtgtgtttgggatcattgtcatactgaaagacccagccacgtctcatcttcaatgcccttgctgacggaaggagattttcactcaaaatctctcgatacatggccccattcattctttcctttacacagatcaatcgtcctggtccctttgcagaaaaaaaacagcctcaaagcatgatgtttccacccccatgcttcacagtgggtatggtgttcttcggatgcaattcagtgttctttctcctccaaacacgaaaacctgtttctaccaaaaagttctattttggtttcatctgactataacacattctcccagttctcttctggatcatccaaatgctctgtagcgaaccgcagacgggcctggacgtgtactttcttctgcagggggacatgtctggcagtggaggatttgagtccctggcggcgcattgtggtactgatagtagcctttgttactgtggtcccagtcattcactaggtccccccgtgtggttcttggatttttgctcaccgttcttgttatcattttgacgccacggggtgagatcttgcatggagccccagattgagggagattatcagtggtcttgtatgtcttccattttctaataatttctcccacagttgatttctttacaccaagcattttacctattgcagattaagtctacccagcctggtgcaggtctacaattttgtctctggtgtccttcgacagcaatttggtcttgaccatggtggagtttggagtgtgactgactgagattgtggacaggtttctTCTATACcactaatgagttaaaacaggtgccaataataccagtaacgagtggagcctcgttagacctcgttagaagaagttagacctctttgacagccagaaatcttgcttgtttgtaggtgaccaagtccttattttccactataatttggattaaattctttcaaaatcaaacaatgtgattttttccccccacattctgtctctcatggttgaggtttacccatgttgacaattacaggcctctctaatcttttcaagtaggagaacttgcacaattggtggttgactaaatacttatatgccccactgtataatatatGCTATATggcaatatatgtatatacagtggtacctctacatatgaagttaatccgttccaggaccttgtttgtaagtcgaaatggtcgtatgtcgagcaggattttcccataggaatacattataattccattaattcgttccacagcccaaaaaccttcactaaatccttaaaaaatactgctggtactattacaaatggcaagtacacatagcaaaacaaataaattataaatcaaaatcggaataataataataataataattcctgtattaatgtaacgaatcgggttctaatgtggcggacgttttttgctgaccctgaacgcaccgcggggctgacgtgccagagacagaccggtgagcttgagtttcactttcactttgaatgttttcttgagaacaccgtcaattgcggcagacagaaggtctttttgttttgaataagttgtgaaataaatgataaaaacgtggcgaagttggcgatttctctggagatgttaccacaataagaattgtcagcttaatttataaaggcTGGCGAACGATGATCgtcggaggaccgtggagatgtattgttgagccatttcacggatgcccaccctacgctcatatttttctgtcatttgcatcttcatttagaaggtaagcgtcaactttttccttgtttcaccacctgtaccaaccttttctgaaaccagtgttgatttgtcacacaagaaaatccgccgtgcattcgtctgcggtgctgccattgtcgtcgtatttcgagcatgtcgtcggatgtagaaacaaatggcgagtcaaattttacgtcggatgtcgaaaagttcgtgtgtcgaagcgatcgtatgtagaggtaccactgtatatatattttttaaataaaactgatttTTTCTGTCcatacggaggaggcacacttttaacatattaaagttatataggcatctttgagtgaacttcgagtaaaattcaagtatcttgaggccggcccgagtgtcctcttttttggaaatcaaaggtAAAGTTAGCACGTACCTTGGCAGTGTttagtcgtgtcactcatgtgacaagcTGTGCCTCCCCCCGACCCACACACTGGCTAACCCACTGGCGCGTGTGCCAATTCCAGGTTTCTTTTGTGAGAcacatgtgtcaggtgctgcttggtgggCTTTGTTGGACAGAGCCATTaagtcgcgctagcttagccactccagaaccctgaaactaacaaactacttacaaactgcacggaatttgttgatatCATAGCCACCAATAAAACCCCCACACACTCGAAGATGAAGTGCAAGGtccaaaattctgaacttccgctttaagcatattttcagctagctatttttcttcccttAAGAAATCGAAGTGAAATTCACTTGAAGAAAAATGTGGTATTGTAGCATGCAAGTAACACAGCAAGCAGGAGACGTGTAGTGGCTTCAATCCCTCTTTCAGTTGTCTGTATGCACTCCTTTAGCACTCTGTTAAATCTTTCAACAGCGCCATTTGCTTTAGGATAGTACACACTAGATCTCAGGTGTTTTATCTctctgaagcactggcagataatttcacttatttttagTGGATTTATACTGAACTCAAGAGAATgttactagttttaaggaggtgtgtttttgctgtgtggcaACTGATTCACCTCGATGCTGTTATGATATCCAAGCCAGGGTCCAGCAATGTTGCTCTTAAGCAGCTTAAAAGCAATCACATTCTCCATGTCACTGGTGATGGAGAGCAGATTGCCACCAAGAAACTGACAGAGATCCTGGCGGGAACAATGAAGTCACACATCGATTTCACTCGTTTATTTGGCATGATAGGCTCAGTCATAAGACAGATACCCAACTGATTAGACATTACTGAGGTGGAAAAtggaaatggtgatgtatcacGATTCGGGGTgtcaacctcttggtacctcacgatacgatacaaagtTCACGGTAACGATAATCTCACGATCTAACAATACAGCGATTAATGATACATTGGTTAGGAAATCATTCGAGGACATTCTTCAAAAGAActaaaagagaaaaacaagttATCTTCATCTTCCCCAgttgatgtccaatctattcgaactgggagggtggctgcaaatgAACCCCGCTCACAACCATTATACGTCATAATTTGTATGATTTTTGtcttgcttgcatgagaacattgtagcataaagcatcattgttatattaatctgtttgagtgtgcctttccatagccttgactattgtagactgtatcacaatatgcccaaatatggactgttatgttcctgtgttttccaatatgccctgaatgaatacaatgggtGTCTGTGGACCCCCTTATCAGATCTGACTCACTCTCTACCAGCCGGGACTCGTgctcaaggtctcagctcaaagatgttttagtatggaaaaatacccaggtttgtgagatgatgagtttcaTTTCTTAGTAAGTTTCAtttcacggtgggcttcggCACCGCCCTTTCATCAGTATAAATttccagcctctattgtacttctgggtgatcacagctcctggctgactcacatcattttgtacccgaGAGCTGTTGTTCATAAAACCTTCGAAATCCATGGTGAGGGTCTGATTGATTTctatcaactgtgagggacggaatcaaatacaaaaatccagaaaatcacattgtataatttttaaataataaatttgtatttaactgcatgaaataagtatttgatacattaccaactagtaaatatttcgcctCTTAGTtcctttttaagaacccctcctgttctccactcattaccggaagtaactgcacctgtttgaacttgttacctgtacaaaagacacctgttcacatgctcaaacaaacaaactccaacctctcaacaatggccaagaccaaagagctgtgtaagaacatcagggataaaataatagacctgcacaaggctgggatgggctacaggaaaataagcaagcagcttggtgagaaggtaacaactgctgg from Corythoichthys intestinalis isolate RoL2023-P3 chromosome 5, ASM3026506v1, whole genome shotgun sequence carries:
- the LOC130916281 gene encoding ADP-ribosylation factor-like protein 8, whose protein sequence is MELTLVGLQYSGKTTFVNVIASDETLIGVMVDEMKRLLRKLMSKFVQMDVIRKAEDILDVDYRNKENWHDTGNIAVSHDARQYMEQVEDYL